One Setaria viridis chromosome 7, Setaria_viridis_v4.0, whole genome shotgun sequence genomic region harbors:
- the LOC117864618 gene encoding stress enhanced protein 1, chloroplastic: MGKAHPLLSSASPRLRLTSAVGNGVPLLSVTSARPTARGSRRNARSRALSVRCEQGAKGGGGGGLDVWLSRGGMLGFMGVVVVELTTGKGVLQNVSLTAPLPTVALGLAGVVGIFTAFIIFQSGSQD, encoded by the exons ATGGGGAAGGCtcatcccctcctctcctccgcttCTCCTCGCCTTCGTCTCACCTCCGCAGTAG GCAATGGCGTTCCCCTGCTGTCCGTGACATCAGCACGCCCCACTGCTCGAGGTAGCAGGAGGAACGCGAGGTCGAGGGCCCTTAGCGTGAGGTGCGAGCAGGGagccaagggcggcggcggcggcgggctggacGTGTGGCTAAGCCGCGGCGGGATGCTGGGCTTCATGGGGGTGGTGGTCGTGGAGCTGACCACCGGCAAAGGGGTGCTTCAGAACGTTAGCCTGACCGCCCCACTGCCGACGGTGGCGCTGGGGCTCGCTGGCGTGGTCGGGATCTTCACGGCCTTCATTATCTTCCAATCCGGGTCGCAGGACTGA